From Microbacterium invictum, the proteins below share one genomic window:
- a CDS encoding DNA polymerase Y family protein encodes MGAADVRDTRAGSAEVRGTGVRGTGARGTEGHAAPVRSLVVWVPDWPVVALTRDGESPPDPQEPIAVFDKGAVIACSPAARAEGVRRGQRRRDAQARCPQLIVAEADPVRDQRMFAPLIARLEEHAPGVQLVRPGLCAVHARGPARYYGGEAAAAIVLRDAMVDALPAPVLASAAGSMGDPAVPAFDTTDLTPDVRVGIADGPFSAEQAARVGTRREDPVRVVPAGEAAAFLAPLPVTALDDDVVDLFARLGIQTLGQVAEMDPQRLVERFGPRGARLHALAAGQDSRPVSPRTPPPELQREVAFEPPLELADQVAFGMRRTAEEFIAGLGAVDLVCTELRVVLIGDRGDHSDRVWLHPGTFDAPAVVDRVRWQLAEQPLVARGLRSAVARVRIEPEAVDAASHHVRALFGSGPEERVHHALSRVQAMLGHRGVLTPAIGGGRWLAERQVLVPWGDRSVTSARARPWPGSLPDPLPSTVFADPLPVAVVDAEGDMVAVDGRGELTAPPATLLSDDRSRRVETWAGPWPVFERGWDPTRARRAHRFQMVDAAQTAWLLVCEEGVWHVEGRYD; translated from the coding sequence ATGGGCGCCGCTGACGTCCGCGACACCAGGGCTGGCAGCGCTGAGGTCCGCGGCACCGGGGTCCGCGGCACCGGGGCCCGCGGCACTGAGGGGCACGCCGCTCCCGTCCGCAGCCTCGTGGTGTGGGTTCCGGACTGGCCCGTCGTCGCCCTGACCCGCGACGGCGAGAGTCCGCCCGATCCCCAGGAGCCGATCGCCGTGTTCGACAAGGGCGCCGTGATCGCGTGCTCGCCGGCCGCCCGCGCCGAGGGGGTGCGCCGCGGGCAGCGGCGCCGTGACGCGCAGGCCCGGTGCCCGCAGCTGATCGTCGCCGAGGCCGATCCGGTGCGCGACCAGCGGATGTTCGCCCCGCTGATCGCCCGGCTCGAAGAGCACGCACCCGGGGTGCAGCTGGTGCGGCCGGGGCTGTGCGCCGTGCACGCCCGTGGTCCCGCCCGCTACTACGGCGGCGAGGCGGCCGCGGCGATCGTCCTGCGCGATGCCATGGTCGACGCCCTGCCCGCACCCGTGTTGGCCTCCGCGGCCGGCTCCATGGGCGACCCCGCCGTGCCAGCCTTCGACACCACCGACCTCACTCCCGACGTGCGCGTGGGCATCGCCGACGGCCCGTTCTCGGCCGAGCAGGCCGCGCGGGTGGGCACGCGGCGCGAAGACCCGGTGCGGGTGGTGCCGGCCGGCGAGGCGGCCGCGTTCCTCGCGCCGCTGCCGGTGACGGCGCTGGACGACGACGTCGTCGACCTGTTCGCCCGGCTGGGCATCCAGACCCTGGGCCAGGTGGCCGAGATGGATCCGCAGCGACTCGTGGAACGGTTCGGGCCCCGTGGCGCGCGGCTGCACGCCCTGGCCGCCGGGCAGGACTCCCGTCCGGTGTCGCCGCGCACCCCGCCGCCCGAGCTGCAGCGCGAGGTCGCGTTCGAGCCGCCGCTGGAACTTGCCGACCAGGTGGCGTTCGGCATGCGCCGCACCGCCGAGGAGTTCATCGCCGGGCTCGGCGCCGTCGACCTCGTGTGCACCGAGCTGCGGGTCGTGCTCATCGGCGATCGCGGCGACCACAGCGACCGGGTGTGGCTGCACCCCGGCACGTTCGACGCGCCGGCGGTCGTCGACCGGGTGCGGTGGCAGCTGGCCGAGCAGCCCCTCGTCGCACGCGGGCTGCGCAGTGCCGTCGCGCGGGTGCGGATCGAGCCCGAAGCGGTCGACGCGGCATCCCACCACGTCCGGGCGCTGTTCGGGTCGGGGCCCGAGGAGCGCGTGCACCATGCGCTCTCGCGCGTGCAGGCGATGCTCGGGCACCGGGGCGTGCTGACGCCGGCGATCGGCGGGGGCCGGTGGCTGGCCGAGCGGCAGGTGCTGGTGCCGTGGGGCGACCGGTCGGTCACCAGCGCGCGGGCGCGCCCGTGGCCGGGGAGCCTGCCCGACCCGCTGCCGTCCACCGTGTTCGCCGATCCGCTGCCGGTTGCGGTGGTCGACGCCGAGGGTGACATGGTCGCCGTCGACGGTCGCGGCGAGCTCACCGCGCCGCCGGCCACCCTGCTGAGCGACGACCGGTCGCGCCGGGTGGAGACATGGGCGGGCCCCTGGCCGGTGTTCGAGCGGGGGTGGGACCCCACGCGGGCGCGCCGCGCGCACCGGTTCCAGATGGTGGATGCCGCGCAGACGGCCTGGCTGCTGGTGTGCGAAGAGGGCGTCTGGCACGTGGAGGGGAGGTACGACTGA
- the serC gene encoding phosphoserine transaminase, whose translation MAHVTLPREILPADGRFGCGPSKIRAAQLESLVGPGSVLMGTSHRQSPIKTLVGQVRAGLSDLLRLPNGYEIILGNGGSTAFWDAAAFGLIENRSQNLVFGEFGGKFAKAAAAPWLTAPDVRKAEPGSSIAAEAVSGVDVYAWPHNETSTGVATAVSRIAGDDGALTVIDATSAAGGINFQVSEADVYYFAPQKNLGSDGGLWFAAVSPAAIERIERIAATDRYIPEFLSLKNAVDNSRLNQTLNTPAVATLHLLDKQLEWINDNGGLAWADARTTESSGALYAWAEDRAFATPFVADPADRSPVVVTIDFDESVDAAAVASSLRANGIVDTEPYRKLGRNQLRIATFVSIEPDDVRKLIECIDYTVDALRA comes from the coding sequence ATGGCCCATGTGACGCTGCCCCGCGAGATCCTGCCCGCCGACGGACGATTCGGCTGCGGCCCGTCGAAGATCCGCGCCGCGCAGCTCGAATCGCTCGTCGGCCCCGGCTCGGTGCTGATGGGCACCTCGCACCGCCAGTCGCCGATCAAGACGCTCGTCGGTCAGGTGCGCGCGGGCCTGTCCGACCTGCTGCGGCTGCCGAACGGGTACGAGATCATCCTCGGCAACGGCGGATCGACCGCGTTCTGGGATGCCGCGGCGTTCGGCCTCATCGAGAACCGCAGCCAGAACCTCGTCTTCGGCGAGTTCGGCGGCAAATTCGCGAAGGCCGCCGCCGCGCCGTGGCTGACCGCCCCCGACGTCCGCAAGGCCGAGCCCGGATCCTCCATCGCCGCCGAGGCGGTCTCCGGCGTGGACGTGTACGCCTGGCCGCACAACGAGACCTCGACCGGTGTCGCCACCGCTGTCTCGCGCATCGCCGGCGACGACGGCGCACTCACCGTCATCGACGCGACCAGCGCCGCCGGCGGCATCAACTTCCAGGTCTCCGAGGCCGACGTCTACTACTTCGCACCGCAGAAGAACCTGGGCTCCGACGGCGGCCTGTGGTTCGCAGCCGTCTCACCCGCCGCGATCGAGCGCATCGAGCGCATCGCGGCGACGGACCGCTACATCCCCGAGTTCCTGAGCCTGAAGAACGCCGTGGACAACTCGCGCCTGAACCAGACGCTCAACACGCCGGCTGTGGCCACCCTGCACCTGCTCGACAAGCAGCTCGAGTGGATCAACGACAACGGCGGCCTCGCCTGGGCCGACGCCCGCACGACCGAGTCGTCCGGCGCACTGTACGCGTGGGCCGAGGACCGCGCGTTCGCGACGCCGTTCGTCGCCGACCCGGCCGACCGCTCGCCCGTCGTCGTCACGATCGACTTCGACGAGAGCGTGGATGCCGCGGCTGTGGCATCCAGTCTCCGTGCCAACGGAATCGTCGACACCGAGCCCTACCGCAAGCTCGGCCGCAACCAGCTGCGCATCGCGACCTTCGTCTCGATCGAGCCCGACGACGTCCGCAAGCTCATCGAGTGCATCGACTACACGGTCGATGCGCTGCGCGCCTGA
- a CDS encoding metal-dependent transcriptional regulator — MTDLIDTTEMYLRTILELEEEDITPLRARISERLGHSGPTVSQTIGRMERDGLVVVSEDRTLELTDAGRQKAVDVMRKHRLAERLLSDVIGLDWAYVHEEACRWEHVMSELVERRLLELLDHPTESPYGNPIPGLDQLGDVPARTFDEGVVGLVRALNEAGGPITGTVRRLAEPVQVEPELLTQLRAAGVVPGAAGGFRFSEGYVLVQMDGNEEALELPVEVAAHLFLVDARERV, encoded by the coding sequence ATGACCGACTTGATCGACACCACCGAGATGTACCTGCGCACGATCCTCGAGCTCGAGGAGGAGGACATCACGCCGCTGCGCGCCCGCATCTCGGAACGCCTGGGCCACTCCGGCCCGACCGTCTCGCAGACGATCGGGCGCATGGAGCGCGACGGGCTAGTCGTGGTCAGCGAAGATCGCACGCTGGAGCTGACGGATGCCGGCAGGCAGAAGGCCGTGGACGTGATGCGCAAGCACCGTCTCGCGGAGCGGCTGCTCAGCGACGTCATCGGCCTCGACTGGGCCTATGTCCACGAAGAGGCGTGCCGGTGGGAGCACGTGATGAGCGAACTGGTCGAGCGCCGCCTGCTCGAGCTGCTCGACCACCCGACCGAGTCGCCCTACGGCAACCCGATCCCCGGTCTCGACCAGCTCGGCGATGTGCCGGCCCGGACGTTCGACGAGGGCGTCGTAGGCCTGGTCCGTGCGCTCAACGAGGCGGGCGGTCCCATCACCGGCACCGTGCGCCGGCTCGCCGAGCCCGTGCAGGTCGAGCCCGAGCTGCTCACCCAGCTGCGCGCTGCGGGGGTCGTTCCGGGGGCTGCCGGAGGCTTCCGGTTCAGCGAGGGATACGTGCTGGTGCAGATGGACGGCAACGAGGAAGCGCTCGAGCTTCCGGTCGAGGTCGCCGCGCACCTCTTCCTCGTCGACGCCCGCGAGCGCGTCTGA
- a CDS encoding M23 family metallopeptidase: MAEETDSSIDGPETDTTSLTQRDRARRFTARRPAAKAPARRSTAVATKAARPSSQTKPHPVRSFLTVAAVAGLVATVAIPAVVSADRSASADAVTTVQQVAAENAQSLVVASEATPEALDRDSYSATTKEEIDKKKAEEAAKKALAARLASRASSASFSTAVPLTIAASGDVVRPLTSFNSFGTPYAGHKGTDYMAGRGTPIYSIADGVVVASSESGPGWGVYVKIAHNIGGKSVTSLYAHMSYGTRRVTVGQTVSAGQLIGQVGDSGRAYGTHLHLEVVVGGAYQNAESWLQANAN, from the coding sequence TTGGCTGAAGAGACCGATTCGTCGATTGACGGACCCGAAACCGATACGACGAGTCTCACGCAACGCGACCGTGCGCGCCGTTTCACCGCGCGCCGCCCCGCTGCGAAGGCTCCCGCCCGTCGCTCGACCGCTGTGGCCACGAAGGCCGCGCGACCGTCGTCGCAGACCAAGCCGCACCCGGTGCGCAGCTTCTTGACGGTCGCCGCCGTCGCGGGCCTGGTCGCCACCGTCGCGATCCCCGCAGTCGTCTCCGCCGACCGCAGCGCCTCGGCCGACGCCGTCACCACGGTGCAGCAGGTCGCCGCCGAGAACGCACAGTCCCTCGTCGTGGCCAGCGAGGCGACCCCCGAGGCCCTCGACCGCGACAGCTACTCGGCTACGACGAAGGAAGAGATCGACAAGAAGAAGGCCGAGGAAGCCGCCAAGAAGGCCCTCGCCGCTCGTCTCGCCTCGCGCGCCAGCTCGGCCTCGTTCAGCACCGCGGTGCCGCTGACCATCGCCGCCTCCGGCGACGTCGTGCGCCCGCTCACCTCGTTCAACAGCTTCGGCACGCCGTATGCGGGCCACAAGGGCACCGACTACATGGCCGGCCGCGGCACCCCGATCTACTCGATCGCCGACGGCGTGGTCGTCGCGTCGAGCGAGAGCGGCCCCGGCTGGGGCGTGTACGTGAAGATCGCCCACAACATCGGCGGCAAGAGTGTCACCTCGCTGTACGCGCACATGAGCTACGGCACCCGCCGCGTCACCGTCGGCCAGACGGTCTCGGCCGGTCAGCTGATCGGCCAGGTCGGCGACAGCGGTCGCGCTTACGGCACGCACCTGCACCTCGAGGTCGTCGTGGGCGGCGCGTACCAGAACGCCGAGAGCTGGCTGCAGGCCAACGCGAACTGA
- a CDS encoding HNH endonuclease codes for MRTLVLNAGYEPLAVVSFKRALVLVMNDKATVIERMEGNPVWGTRDVYDRPAVILLSRYVRIPGSRRVPVTRRGVLRRDGHRCAYCGSGATTIDHVQPRSRGGADSWENLVACCLRCNNVKGDRTPQEMSWSLRIMPQPPRGAHWTVRGTERTDPVWEPYLALAA; via the coding sequence ATGCGCACTCTGGTGCTGAACGCAGGATATGAACCCTTGGCCGTCGTGTCGTTCAAGCGGGCCCTCGTGCTCGTGATGAACGACAAGGCCACCGTCATCGAACGGATGGAGGGCAACCCGGTGTGGGGGACACGTGATGTGTACGACCGCCCCGCGGTGATCCTCCTGAGCAGATACGTCCGCATTCCCGGCAGCCGCCGGGTGCCGGTCACCCGCCGCGGGGTGCTGCGCCGCGACGGGCACCGCTGCGCGTACTGCGGGTCGGGGGCCACGACGATCGACCACGTGCAGCCGCGTTCGCGTGGCGGAGCGGATTCGTGGGAGAACCTCGTCGCGTGCTGCCTGCGCTGCAACAACGTGAAGGGCGATCGCACGCCGCAGGAGATGTCGTGGTCGCTGCGGATCATGCCGCAGCCGCCGCGCGGGGCGCACTGGACCGTGCGGGGCACCGAGCGCACCGACCCGGTCTGGGAGCCGTACCTGGCACTCGCCGCCTGA